One part of the Micrococcus sp. 2A genome encodes these proteins:
- a CDS encoding purine-nucleoside phosphorylase codes for MAEATGVPEHRIAVVLGSGWGGTGALLGEEVAAVPLADVPGFHAPQVPGHSAVIRSVRLPDGTHALVFGSRTHFYESRSAQDVAHTVRTAAAAGASVVVLTNGCGGLDPAIAPGTPVVISDHINLTGATPLVGATFVDLTDLYSPRIRAIAREVDPSLTEGVYVQFSGPQYETPAEVRMARTLGGDLVGMSTALDAIAARHAGLEVFGISLVTNPGAGISETPLSHAEVVEAGRAAGPRISRLLAEIVGRI; via the coding sequence ATCGCCGAGGCGACGGGCGTGCCGGAGCACCGCATCGCCGTCGTGCTGGGCTCGGGCTGGGGCGGCACGGGCGCGCTGCTGGGCGAGGAGGTGGCGGCCGTGCCGCTGGCCGACGTGCCGGGCTTCCACGCCCCGCAGGTGCCGGGCCACAGCGCCGTGATCCGCTCCGTGCGCCTGCCGGACGGCACGCACGCCCTGGTCTTCGGCTCGCGCACCCACTTCTACGAGTCCCGCAGCGCGCAGGACGTGGCCCACACCGTCCGCACGGCGGCCGCGGCGGGCGCGTCCGTCGTCGTGCTGACGAACGGGTGCGGCGGGCTGGATCCGGCGATCGCCCCGGGCACGCCCGTGGTGATCTCGGACCACATCAACCTCACGGGCGCCACGCCTCTGGTGGGCGCCACGTTCGTGGACCTCACGGACCTCTACTCCCCGCGCATCCGCGCGATCGCCCGCGAGGTGGACCCCTCCCTCACCGAGGGCGTGTACGTGCAGTTCTCCGGCCCGCAGTACGAGACGCCCGCGGAGGTGCGCATGGCCCGCACGCTCGGCGGGGACCTCGTGGGCATGTCCACGGCACTCGACGCCATCGCGGCCCGCCACGCCGGCCTCGAGGTGTTCGGCATCTCGCTCGTGACCAACCCGGGCGCCGGGATCTCCGAGACGCCGCTCTCGCATGCCGAGGTGGTGGAGGCCGGCCGTGCCGCCGGGCCGCGCATCTCGCGCCTGCTCGCCGAGATCGTGGGGCGGATCTGA
- a CDS encoding NAD(P)H-quinone dehydrogenase: MRTVSDENTTFIPSLTIIGGGPGGYEAAMVAAKLGARVTVIERQGMGGSAVLTDVVPSKTLIATAESMRRVMSAKDLGVDLGGGEPRADMLDVDRRILALAGEQSRDIEAALTALGVRVIHGTSRVVGPHEVEVRPEDEAEGADREVITSDAILVAVGASPRELPTALPDGERIFNWKQLYALQELPEHLIVVGSGVTGAEFASAYDRLGAEVTLVSSRDRVLPGEDADAAELLEHVFHENGLNVVGRSRAEAVERTETGVRVHLSGEGAADTPVLEGSHCLVAVGGVPNTAGLGLKEVGVELTESGHVKVDGVSRTTVPSIYAAGDCTGALALASVAAMQGRIAVAHLLGDALKPLRPHLLASNIFTSPEIATVGVTQEQVDSGKYQADVLRLDFATNPRAKMQGVKEGFVKIFARQGSGTVIGGVVVAPRASDLIYPLALAVTHKLHVDDLADTFTVYPSMSGSIAEAARRLHVRL, translated from the coding sequence ATGAGGACCGTGAGCGACGAGAACACGACCTTCATCCCCTCCCTGACCATCATCGGCGGCGGCCCCGGCGGCTACGAGGCGGCCATGGTGGCCGCCAAGCTCGGCGCCCGGGTCACCGTCATCGAGCGCCAGGGCATGGGGGGCTCCGCCGTCCTCACGGACGTGGTCCCGTCCAAGACCCTGATCGCCACGGCCGAGTCCATGCGTCGCGTGATGTCCGCCAAGGACCTCGGCGTGGACCTCGGCGGCGGCGAGCCCCGCGCGGACATGCTCGACGTGGACCGCCGCATCCTGGCCCTCGCCGGGGAGCAGTCCCGGGACATCGAGGCCGCCCTCACGGCGCTCGGCGTCCGCGTCATCCACGGCACGTCGCGCGTCGTCGGTCCCCACGAGGTGGAGGTGCGCCCCGAGGACGAGGCCGAGGGCGCCGACCGCGAGGTGATCACCTCGGATGCGATCCTCGTGGCCGTGGGCGCGAGCCCCCGCGAGCTGCCCACCGCCCTCCCGGACGGCGAGCGCATCTTCAACTGGAAGCAGCTGTACGCGCTGCAGGAGCTGCCCGAGCACCTCATCGTGGTGGGCTCGGGCGTGACCGGCGCCGAGTTCGCCTCCGCGTACGACCGCCTCGGCGCGGAGGTCACCCTGGTCTCCTCCCGTGACCGCGTGCTCCCCGGCGAGGACGCCGACGCCGCCGAGCTGCTCGAGCACGTGTTCCACGAGAACGGCCTGAACGTGGTGGGCCGCTCCCGCGCCGAGGCCGTCGAGCGCACGGAGACCGGCGTGCGCGTGCACCTCTCCGGCGAGGGCGCTGCGGACACCCCCGTGCTCGAGGGCTCGCACTGCCTCGTGGCCGTGGGCGGCGTCCCCAACACCGCGGGCCTGGGCCTGAAGGAGGTCGGCGTGGAGCTGACCGAGTCCGGCCACGTCAAGGTCGACGGAGTCTCCCGCACCACGGTGCCCAGCATCTACGCCGCGGGCGACTGCACCGGTGCGCTCGCCCTCGCCTCGGTGGCCGCCATGCAGGGGCGCATCGCCGTCGCGCACCTGCTGGGCGACGCCCTCAAGCCGCTGCGCCCGCACCTGCTGGCCTCCAACATCTTCACCTCCCCCGAGATCGCCACGGTGGGCGTCACCCAGGAGCAGGTGGACTCCGGCAAGTACCAGGCGGACGTGCTGCGCCTGGACTTCGCGACCAATCCCCGCGCCAAGATGCAGGGCGTGAAGGAGGGCTTCGTGAAGATCTTCGCCCGCCAGGGCTCGGGCACCGTGATCGGCGGCGTGGTGGTGGCCCCGCGGGCCTCCGACCTCATCTACCCGCTCGCGCTCGCCGTGACCCACAAGCTCCACGTGGACGACCTCGCGGACACCTTCACCGTGTACCCCTCCATGTCCGGTTCCATCGCGGAGGCGGCGCGCCGCCTGCACGTGCGCCTGTGA